The Rubripirellula amarantea genome includes the window GACGCACCCAACGACTGATCACGCGGCCGAGCGAGGTCGCGGTTTTGGTCGACACGAGCCAAAGTATGTCGCTGCCGTCGTCAAGCAACTTGACCAGCCAGAGTCGAGCCGAGCGAGCTGAAACGATCCTCGCACAAACCGATTGGCTCGATACGCTTAAGGAACAGCATCGCGTGTCGATCTACACCTTTGGCGGTGAAGCGGAACCGACCATCATCGAGTCTATCGGCGGCTCGCAAACAACGGACCAGGACCAGACGGAAGAATCGGTGCCCGAAGGATCCTCGCTCGCCATTTTCGCGGCCTCGTTAATTGCCTTAGGGGTGATCCTGGCCGTCTTGTCGTTGCTAATCGGCGCGGTCTCAAAGAGTTCAAGTTCGAATTCGAGTTCGAGTTCACAGCCGGCCGCTTCGACGTTGGGTTGGTGGATTCTCGGGTCAGCCGTTTGCCTGATCATCGGAATCACCATTCTTGGCGGCGTAGCCTCGGTCCGTTCACAACAATCCTTAGCCGAAATCTTCGGCGGTGCATCGCTCGCCTCGACGGACGAACCGGACGAAGAAGACCTCGACGCGACTTTGCCGGAAACGATCCAGGTTGATGATTGGTCCGACGCAATCGCGGCTACGGATCCACAGAGCCGCATCGGTGACGCCATTCGCGGGATTTTAACTGATCACGATCCGGCGACCTTGGCGGGGATCGTATTGCTGAGTGATGGCCAGGCCAATGGTGGCAGCGATGCAGCGGCGGCGGTTGCAGCGGCCCGTCGAAGTGAGGTAGCGATCTACACGGTCGGATTGGGAAGCAGCGACGCACCAACCAATGTTCGGGTTGTCGACCTCGACGCTCCGCGACGCGTTTACCCGGGCGACCGATTTGCCGTAACCGGAGTGTTACAAGCTAGTGGGGCGAAGCCTCTGGATGTCGAAGTGCAATTGATCGACGGTTTGGATTCGGGCACGGGTGACGAAAATGACGATGCCGAATCGGGAAAGGTCGTCGATTCGCAACGAGTGACCATTAGCAATGATGGAACGTTGTCGGGGGTCAGGTTCGAGATTGAACCCGAATCCGTTGGCCGTCGTCGTTTGTCGATACGAGTGGTTGCGCCAGCAGAAGACCGCAACCAACGCGATGACCAGCGCAGCGCACGCTATGAAGTGGTTTCCCGAAAGCTGCGTGTTTTGGCGATCGCGGGTGGACCCACTCGAGAGTACCGTTTCGTTCGAAACTTGTTGTACCGGGATCCATCCATTGAGCTGAGTGCGTGGCTGCAAACTGGCCAACCCGGAATGAGTCAGGATGCTGATGCCTTGGTTGCTGAGTTTCCAGCGACGGCGGAAGAACTATTTGAGTACGACGTGATCGCGATGTTCGATCCGGATTGGTCAGCCTTGAAGATCGAAGAACTCGATCTGCTTGAACGTTGGTTGGCTCAACAGGCCGGCGGTTTAATCTTGGTCGCGGGCCCGGTGTACCACCCTCAATGGATTCGCAAACGAACCGATCCGCGAGTCGCCAAGATCGCAAGTTTTTTTCCCGTCAGCTTGTCGACTCAATCTCCGCTGCTTTCCGGTGGACGGCAAGGCGGCGAGAATGCGTGGCCGATAAAGTTAACGCCGGAATCTCAGAGAGCCGAATTTTTATGGATCGCTCCTTCACCCGAAGAAAGCTTCGAGGTCTGGGAAGATTTCAGCGGTGTCTTTGACTTCGTCGATGCTAAGTCACCTAAGCCCGGCGCGAAGGTCTACGGTTATTTCTCGGATCCGACCACCGAACTCAACGGGTCGCTACCGATCTATATGGCGTCTCAGTTCTATGGTGCTGGACGCGTTTATTTTCAAGGCAGTGGCGAAATGTGGCGACTACGCGGCGTTAGCGACGCGTACTTCGATTCGTACTACACGAAGCTGGTTCGGTGGGTCAGTGAGGGGCGTTTGCTTCGCGACAGCAACCGAGGTGTGTTGTTGGTCGACTCCTCGCGAGCGATGGTTGGCGACACGATTACGGTTCGCGCGGTGCTCACCGACGAGCAATTTGAGCCGTTGGATGTGCCAGAAGTCCAAGCCAAAGTGCTGGGCCCCGGCGGTCGAATCGACGATGTGATGCTGACGCCGCTTAAGGGGGAACCGCGTGCTGGCACCTATGGTGGTCGCTTCTTGGTACGCGAGGCTGGCAGCTACGAAATTCGCTTGACGCTTGGCGACGCCTTGGACGAACAGGTGTTGCGGCAAAGCGTTCAGGTGCGATTGCCGACCATCGAATTGGAACGCCCACGACGAAACGACATCGAGTTGCAGCAGTTTGCCAACGTCACTGGTGGCGAGTACTTGCCGGTTAACGATGACGTGACCGACGAATCGCTGACTGGGCAACTCAGCAATTGGTTGCGGCCTCAACCGCAAACGACCATCCTGCCCGGCACTCCGGACTTGGATTTCAACACCCGGCGAAACGCTGCGTTGTTGTGGTTGATCGCCACGGTGTTGACGATGGAATGGGTGACTCGCCGGTTGCACCGACTGGCGTGATAGCGATCAAGTGAGTTTCCAACTCACTATCACGAGCGCTAGTTGTCTTTGCAAAAAGCGATGCGGAAACGCTTGGCGACGAAGCATTGCTGGAACGCATTGCAGTAACGCATTGCTGGGATTCTAGGCACACTGCACCGGTGCCTTACGCTTGGCGTTCCAATGCAACGCTCGGTCGTTGCGCGATAGACAAGCCTTCGGTCAGCTTGGGACAAAACTCTTGGCGTGAGCTTCGCGTTGGGCTAGTTCCAGGTCGTGCTGGGTCATGATGCGAGCGAGTTCTTCCAGGTCGGTCGCCGGTGTCCATCCCAGTTTTTCTTTAGCCTTGGAAGCATCGCCGAGCAACAAATCCACTTCGGCCGGACGGAAGTATCGTGGGTCAATTTCGACAAAGTCTTGATAGTCAAGATCGAGTTGTTCGAACACGAGCCGACAAAAATCTCGGACCGATTCGGTGCGTCCGGTCGCTAGCACAAAGTCGTCTGGTTCGCTGTGTTGCAGGATGCGCCACATGCCTTCGACGTAATCCTTGGCGTAACCCCAATCGCGTTTGGCATCAAGATTTCCAAGATACAGCTTCTTTTGCATGCCGACCTTGATGCGGCCTGCGGCGCGAGTGATTTTTCGTGTGACGAAAGTTTCACCACGACGCTCTGATTCATGATTGAACAGAATACCGTTGCTGGCGAACATGTCGTAACCGCGTCGGTAGTTCACGGTTTGGTGGAATGCGTAAACCTTGGCACACGCGTAGGGCGATTGAGGGTTGAACGGCGTGGTTTCTTTTTGAGGCGTTTCAAGAACGTCGCCGTACATCTCACTACTACTGGCCTGGTAAACCTTCGTTTGCTTTTTCTTGTTCAGCAGGCGTGCGGCTTCGAGCACATTCAACGCACCTACTCCAACCGTTTGCAAAGTGTAAACCGGTTGGTCGTACGAAACGCGGACGTGGCTTTGGGCACCGAGGTTGTAGATTTCATCGGGTTCGATGTCCAACACCAAGTTGCTTAGCGCCTGGCCATCAGTCAGGTCACCGTAGTGCAACATCATGTTTCCCTTCTCGTGCACGTCTTGGTAGATATGCTCGATTCGCTCAGTCGCAAAGGTGCTGCTACGTCGGACGAGTCCGTGGACAAGGTATCCCTTGGAAAGCAGTAACTCGGCGAGGTAACTTCCGTCTTGGCCGGTGATGCCAGTGATGAGTGCGGATTTAGACATGTCGTTGGGATTTTAGGAGCAAGATGAAAAGAAATGAACAACGCTAAACAGAACGCAGTTCGCCGGCTTGAGTTTCAGCCAAGAAACATTGATAGGTCCGACGTAAGCCTTCTTCCAAAGCGACTTGGTGTTTCCACCCGGTGGCATGGAGTTTCGTCGCATCGGTGCATTTGACGGGTGTACCGTCTGGACGCGAAGGGTCGGTCTCGATAGCGCCATCGTAGCCAACCGTCTTGGCGACCAATTTTGCTACCTCAAGAATTGTCACGTCAACGCCCGTGCCGACGTTGACCCAGTTGGGCGGATTATCGAGTGATGCAAGGTGAACCAGCGCATCGGCCAAATCGTCAACGTACAAAAACTCGCGACGCGGCGATCCGGTTCCCCAAATCGTCACGCTGGGGTCACCGTTGATCTTGGCTTCATGAAAGCGACGAATCAACGCGGGTAATACGTGTGAGTGTTCGGGGTGATAATTGTCACCGGGACCGTACAAGTTGGTCGGCATCGCACTATGGAACAACACTCCATATTGGCGTCGATAGTACTCGCACAATTTCAGCCCCGAGATTTTCGCCAGCGCGTAGGCCTCGTTGGTGGATTCAAGTGGACCGGTCAGTAGCGATTCTTCAACGATTGGTTGAGCGCAATCGCGCGGATAGATGCACGTGCTACCTAGAAACAAGAACCGCTTCACGCCGGTTTCGTGGGCGGCTCGGATGGCCGAAACCGACATCAGCACGTTGTCAGCCAAAAACTCAACCGGAAAGGTGTTGTTAGCCACGATTCCGCCAACTTTGGCTGCGGCGAAAATGACGGCGTCGAACTTGTGATCGGCAAAGAACGCACTGGTGGCCGCCGGATCCGTCAGGTCCAGCTCATTTCGGGTCGCCGTTACGATTTCGCCGTCGATTCCTTCAAGACGCCGGCACAGCGCCGATCCAACCATTCCACGATGGCCGGCGACGAAAATCTTTCCTGATAATGCTGAGTTCATGGGGGAAGAATAGTTACTCAGACGGATTTCAGGGAGACTAGCGTTGGCAATTTTACCAGCGTTCTGTTGCGAATAACGCGATCAAGCGATCTGTGACGGCTTGGATACGCCAAAGGGTCCGGGCCCCCCGCCGGGCTGCACGGGTAATAACGGTCAGAGAACTTCGCGCGATCAAAGAACTTCTGGCGGTCGGGGGAAGCTAATCGTCTGCATTCGATACTGATGGCTGTTCGACCGATCACTATGAAAGCAACCCGCGTGGTCATCGCTCAGGAACGGTTTTCCTTGGCTCTCTCCGCGTCGAACGGTGGGCAAACGCCTCTTCACTCCGGGGGCGAACGTTTGTTTCGGGATGCACAAATTCCCTCTCATATTCATGGAAGAAGTTGTAGGATGCGTAAGGAAATCAAACGCAAGTTGTTGGTCTGGCCGTTGATAGCGTCTGCTTCGATCACCGCGATCAGTTTTATCCAGATCCATACACCGCGAATCGGTGCGTTTGCGGGCACCAGCGGATTGTCGGCATGGCTCGCTCAGCGTCGCAGCGATCTGCTGGGCGACCAACCGCTGGTCAACGCATGGGCGGCCAACAAGACCTGCTCTCATGATGACACCTTCATTGGGGCGGACCATCGTATCCTAGCGCCAATACGGAACGAGAACTACGAACTCGCCGGAATGGTCAACGCTCCGCTCGCGTCGAACACGTTGACGCAAGTCAATGACGAGTCCGCGTCCACCATCGATCGTCTGTTGATCAACTTGCTTGGTCAAGAATGGGCCGGCGGAGTGATTGGTGAAACCACGTTCGGTTCACCCATGCGTCAACACGCAGGATTCTTGGATCTGACCGGATCGCACTCGGACAACGTCGGCGCCGGCAAGGTTTCGGTCAACAGCAATGCGATTGGCACTCGTGCCTTGGCGCACCTTCGCCGTCGAGAACCAACGCTAGTCGTCGAGCCTGCAACGCTGGCGTCGCTAAACACCGAGATTCCTGAAGGTGTGATTGAGCTGTTGCCGCAAAACGTGAGGAACCAAAAATCGGTGTTGGAAACGACAACGCCGCGTAGGTCGATGTTGCCCAAGTCCGTGCAAGTGCTCGCCAAACCCGCCCCATCGGAAACACCAACGGCGACCTCACCCGCCGGTTGGCCGCAGACGCCTCGCTTGATGGAACAGATCGACACGTTGCGCCAAACGGTTCAGTACACCGCTGGCGACGATGTCAGTGCGATCGCTCGCTGGACGGATCGCATCGTTACGTCGGTTGAGTCATTGCAGTTGCTAACACGTCTCGGAGATCCTGCCGCGGCTGAACTGATTGAACAGCTCGAAACTTATGCTCTCGACGGACTTCGTTCTGCGGAATTGGTGAAGGATCGCGACACGCAGATGAACATGCTGCGAGTCGCACACGCCCTGAATCGTCGCGTTTCCGTATGGAAACCGATTAGCGAACTTAATCAAGCGAGCGATTCGAACCGGCACGGTATCGTTTGGAAAAGCAGCGAAGCGTCCCCATCGTCGGTTCACGCAGCGATCGCCGCAGTGCGTCGCGACGTGGCTGCTAGCGAGGATCGTCAAACGTGGGCGGATTACCTGCTGTTGGAAGACCTCGACCGTGCCGCATTGAATGCCACGATGGACCGTTCGGTGGTTGCCCAGCGAGTGCTTTCGCGACTCGATTGGCACGCCCTTGATAGCGACCAATTGCTCTGGCTCAGCCGTCCGTCCGTGCAACGTCTCGCCGATGCGATTCGGCCGTGGACTGCGCAAGCGATCGACTACGCCGAGTTGCTGCGACAAATCGAACGTCAGGAATCCGACGCCATCGACCTGGCCGCCATCGACATCGCTGGAAGTGTGCAAACGCTTCGATTTGCCGATCGCGACCACGCTCGCAATGTCGCCGGTTCACTCAACACGCACTATCGCAACGCGAACGTTCGGCTGGCGATGAGTGAAGCAATGCTCAATCGCTTATTGCCAAGCGTTGAACCAAAGACCGTTCCGGTTCGCACCCAAGTTCTGGGCAGCCAAGTACGTGGGATTTCACAAATCAAAAGTGACCTGCAAGTTTCGCTCAATCCAACAGCCCAACACTGGTCGCTCAATCTGCAAACGTTGGGCAACGTCAGTTCGTTGACGACGGGAAAGAGCGGTCCGGTAGCCATTCGAACCAGTGGGTCGAGTGACTTTGTCGCCAACGCACCCATTTTGGTGACTCGTGAAGGAGTTACCCTGGGCAATGTTGCCGTCGATGTTCGAGGTCGCACCAAGCTGCGAGGAATTCGTTCGCAGTACGATGGTTGGCCGCTCGTGGGTGCATTGGTTCGCAGCTATGCGAACAACAAGTTCGATTCTATGAAACCCGCATCCAGCCGGATCGTTAGCAATCAAATTCGTAGCCAAGTTGCAAGCGAAGTTGACACCAAGTTGGACGAACAGGTGGACATCGCTAGCGAGAAGCTTAGCAAGATGGTCCTCGGACCGTTGGGTCGTATGAAGCTTGATCCCCAAGTCATCGACATGCAAACGACCGAGCAGCGATTGGTCGCACGCTATCGCCTTGCCGGAGATTGGCAACTCGCAGCGTTCACTCCGCGGCCTCGCGCTCCACGTACTAGTTTGATGAGTGTCCAGGCTCATCAATCCGCCATCAATAACACGCTTGAACAGCTTGTTCCTCGTGAAGAACCGATGTCGATCAGCGATGTGGCGGTTCATGCGGCCGACATGTTCGGACAATCCATTGAGATACCTGCTGATGTCCCCGATGATGTGGTGATCCAGTTCGCTCGGACTCGTCCGATCACCGTCGAAGTAGAAGATGGAAAAATGTGGATCACGCTTCGAGTGACCAAGCTGAAGCGAGGTGAGAGCCTTCGTTTGACCAACTTCATCGTGCGAGCCCTGTATCGTCCCGAGGCGAACGGATTGCAAGCGTCGCTGGTCCGCGATGGACATCTGCGAATTAGCGGTCCCAACATGTCGATGCGAGAACGACTTCCCGTGCGAGCAATCTTCAATAAGGTGCTTTCGGCTGACCGACCGCTACCGTTAACGCTGCCCGCACTGGTTCAGCATCCGTCAATGGAAGGTCTCGCGATCAGCCAGATGGAACTTCGCGACGGTTGGATCGCCATCGCGGTCAGCGAGCATAACGAGCCGAAGGTAGCATGGAACACGGTGCGAGATGTCTCGACCAAGTGACCGACGCTACGTGCGAGGTCAACGACGCTTGGTATGGGAAGCTATGCCATTGATACTAGGTTGTCGACACTAAGTTATCGACGCTGAGTGATCGACGTTGAGTTCTAGACGCTAAGTGATCGCCGTTAAGTTCTAGCAGCTAAGTGCTAGAAGCAATGTTGGTGAAGCTAAGCGTTGGCCAACGGCGGCCAGGAAGTCAGCGTCCAACCATTCACCGTCAGCCCTTCGCCATCAGTTTTCGCCGCCGGTCTTCGTTCTGATGACGAAGACTGGCCGGCAGTTAAACTCGCTCGGCGACTCGCAGTTTGGCGCTTCTGGCTCGCGGGTTCGCTGCGACCTCTGCATCGGTTGGACGCAGCGGTTTCTTCGTCAAAATGTTCCAGCGTTCGTCGTCACGAAACGCGTTCTTGACGATCCGATCTTCGAGCGAATGAAAGCTGATCACGACCATGCGACCGCCGGGGCGAAGCCAATCCGGCGCCGCCGCAAGCGTACGCGTCAGGATTCCGAGTTCATCGTTGACCACGATACGTAGCGCTTGAAACGTTCGAGTCGCCGGATGGATGTCGTGGTTCTTGCTTCGTGGCACACACCGTCGACAAACATCAACAAGTTGATCGACGGTCTTGACTGGATCTTCCTTACGACGTCGCGCGATGATCTCTCGAGCGATTCGGCGGCTGTAGCGTTCCTCACCAAATTGATAGATCGCGTTGGCAATCTCTTCTTCTTTCTTCCATGCCAACCAATCATACGCGGGATGCCCGTTTTCCGGGTCGAAACGCAAATCAAGCGGTCCATCCTCGGTGTAGCTGAACCCTCGCGAACGGTCCGCCAATTGGTCGCTCGAAAGTCCCAGGTCCAACACCATCGCGTCGATCGAATCGGCGTCCATCGCCGCCATGGCTTTCGGCGTTGCTTCGTAGCTGCCTAGGAAAACAGTCAATCGCTTATCGTGCGGTTGCGAATCAACGCGTTCGCTCACTTCGGGGTCACGGTCAAGCCCAAAGATGCGCACGTCGTCATCAGGCAACTTCTTCAGCAGTAAGTCGGAGTGCCCGCCACCACCATAAGTGCCATCGACGATCGTCTTGGGATCAATCTCGCTGACCCAGTGCACGATCTCATCTGGCATGACCGAAACATGAACAGAGTCACTAACGGGCACTGGCGATAACCTCATCGCAGTGCAACGCCGCGTTCATGTTGTTCACCACTTCCTTCAAACGTTGCAGGTCTCCACCCTGAACCTCCGCCGCCAACCAGCCTTGAAACTGGATGTCATGCAGCGCGGTTTCGACGGATGCCCAATCGATGTCTCCTTCGCCGATCTTGGTGAACTGACCGCTTCCTCGCGAGAATCCTTTGATGTCGAGTTTTTGAATGCGTGAGCCCAATGTGCGAATCCACGCGGCCGGATCGCCGTACTTCCAGTGGTTGCCGATGTCGAATTGAACGCCCACCAGTGGCGAATCAAAGTGGTCAATGAACTTGGCAAGATCCTCCGCAGTTTGGTCGCTACCGCCATCGTGATCGTACAGGAAGTGATTCCAAACGTTCTCGATCAGGATCGCTACTTTGTTCTCTTCGGCAACCGGAAGAGCAGCTTCGACGGCGGCGACCGCGCGTGAATAGACTTCTTCGGCGGTACCGTCTTTGCCATGACCGGGAACCAACAGCATCGTGTCAGCACCCATCGCACGAGTCTCCCGGATACCGGCTTTAAGTTTCGTGAGCGCATCAGCGCGAACCGCGTCGTCCGGATCGGTGTGTCGTACTTCCCAGTGATATCCGCCGACGGTGCCGTCAATGATAAGACCAGTCTTTTCCGCCGCCGCATTGGCTGACTCAACATCCGTGCCCGGAACGTTCATCTCGACACCTTCGAAGCCGGCTTCGAGTGCGATCGTGAACTTTTCTTCAAGGCTACCTTTTCCGCCGATCATGCCGATCTTGAGGGTGCGTCGTAACCACGGTGTTTCCGTGCGATCGGCAAACGCGTGCGATCGCGTAAAGGCAAGACCAGTGCCAATCGCAGCGGCTTGAAGGAAGGAGCGTCGACTTTGCATGGTGCCATCAGCGTAGAAGGAAGGAATGGAGGTGATCCCGAACCAGTTTAACACGCCACCGCAATCGCGTGCAGGGATCATCGACAATACCGCAACAATCGCAACCGTCGTGGTCATTCGCGAGCCCTTTCCTAAGCCCTTAGGTAAGCTCAAACGCAACTGTCGCCGATAGCCAACTATGTCCCCTGGCCGACTTCACTTGCCTGACCGGCAACGTTTCGCACTCATTCGCTCGAACAGCACGAAGCTCGTTCGAGTACGGCCGATCGGGACCCCCGCCAAAACACCGACCTGCCACAGTTGCAACCGCGACCGCTCAACGCACATGCCGTCGCTTGCTACTGAGTCAAAGGATTGATCACGAATGACTCGTTTCACGCTTCGCCAGCATTGGTCTGCAAAGATTGCCAGTCTCGTTCTATCACTCGTGCCGTTGAACGCTGTTGTCTCAGCCGCCGACGTCTCTGGTCTAGAGACCGCTGCCACAGTGATGACGCCCGTCATCGACTTTCCAATGCTTAACGGCCACGACATCGTGGATCGCATCGTGGATCGCATCACCGATCGCGACCAGCCAAGCAACGACGTAAGTCTCGACGACAATCCTAGTTTCCGGGATACGTGTAGCTGGGGAACTCATGATTCGTGTCCGCTGCCAACGATGGCCGCCGAACGAATTTCCAATCACTCGACCTCGGCGTTTGCCAGTGCAGTGCTGGGCACAGTCGGCATCCGAGTGCAACAGATCGTCGAGCCGTTCGCGATGATTGAACCCCAGGTCAGCCTGGACGCCGCCACGACTCAGCTCGCTCGCGTGGATGGTTTCCTGTCGTGGTGGCAGCGGCACTTGGCGCCGAAACCGCAGTCCACTCCGTTGGTCGACCAATGGGTCAGCTCGATCGACGAGCGATTAAAGCAGATCGCGACAATGGAACCACTCGATGTGGAACCGATTGCTGCGGATTTGGTCGACCGTGGTGAGGTTGAAGTCAGCGAGGCAATGCCGGTGGGTTCGAGCGACCACTTTGAAGCCAGCTTCGGGCCCAGCGTCGTCATGACAGAACCCAGCGTCGTCATGACAGAAAGCAGCGTCGTCATGACAAACGCTGACGTGGTTACGCCCTCATCCGAACCGAGCAAGCCCGCCGCATCCCAACCGGCAGACGGCGAAGTCGGCATTGAGGTCGTGCGAATTGATCCGCGTGTGGGTGGCGGTCCAGTGATCGCAACCATCGCTGACGACTATCTGCCCTACGATCTGACTCAACAGGATCGCAAACTATGGAGCTACTTTGCCAGCACGCGGCGTCCTTTCTGTAATCGACAATCACGACTGGTTGAATCGCCCATCGCGGATTCAATGTCCCAGTACATCGCTTGGACTGGTAAGGAAGTCTTCAGCGACCAAGGCCAAGACGTCGCAACGCCCGTTGCCCCCAACGGCGCGGAACCGGTCGATGCCCTAGCCTTCGTCGAACCGCAACAACCCGTGAACGCGAAGGCGTTTGTCGAGCCCAAGACCAGCGAGCAACAACTCGAAGACGCAAAGATCGCCCTCGCGTTTGAAACGATCAGCCGCTGGGCAAACCGAGTTCCACCGGCGATGGACCTGAGCGTCCTCGGTAGCGGGTTGGCTGAGATCGTTAACCAAGGCCAAACCGTGATCGGACAAGCTGCGATCTCGATCGCCGAATCTCTGCCAGTCGAAGCGAAGAAAGAGAAGATCGCATCGGCAGGTGAAAAACTGCTCGCCCGAGCCGAAGCAGTGGAAGCGGCCGCCGATCCAATCAACGCCCTTTCGAATCCCGTCGCCAACCCATTCGACTTCACCGAGATCGTGGACATCGCCAAAGCATGGCAAGCCGATCAACCAGTCGTTTTCGTGGGACCCACCGTTGAGATCGCAACCGCGCCAGCGACAAAGAGCATTCGCTAATCGCATTCGCCAACACCGCGTTTGCGTTCACGCTATGTCGTTAGAAGCCTGATCGTGAAGCAAGGTGCCCGTTCATCGGCGCGTGAAGCAGGGGGCCCGTTCATCAGCGCGAGTGAAGATCGACTTCTCGCCGTCGCATGCCCAGGCGTCTTCTCCTGCTCATTCGTCTGCGATTACTCATTCGTCTCTGATCACCCAGGCGTCTACAGTCACCCAGGCGTATACAGTCACCCCGGCGTATACAGGCAACCAGTCGTCTTCGATCAACCAGGCGTCTTCGCTTGCTCTAGCGGCGGTGCTTGTTCAAGCGGCGGTGCTTGCCCAAGAGTAGGGGCTTGCCCGAGAGAAGTCGGGTCTTGGACCGCAATCTCGACCCGGCCAGTGCGTCGACGCATCCATTGTTTGACTTCAAACCCCGTCGACCATACCGCATGCTTCAAACGCGGGAACATGGTCGGTGCGATGGCACGCACGCGGAACAGTCGACGCTGCTCGGTCGCAAAACGTTCCTTGTACTTCTCATCGCCGCGAAGGTAATCCAAGCCCACGAGATCCCGGCGATAAAGCTCGTGCAGAGCATCGATACACAACAACCGGCCTGGTTCCTGTGCCTCATAGTCGGTGTCGAAACCAGCGCTGTAGCTGTACATGATGCGGTTGGTGCCAACGATGTTCAGTTCACCACCGATCACCGTGTCCTGGTACCGTAGGTTGGCAACGTACAATTGGCCATCGGCAAAAAACTTTTGAGCCGCTTCGTGGATGAACGTTTGAAACTTCAAGTTCGCAAAGCTGCCGGGCTGACCCGCTTCGTTCCAACGACGCTGATGCATGCGGATCACGTGATTCAAGAACACTTCGACCTCGGCCGGATTCGAAGCCACTCGCTTTTCGTACTCGTCGTTCTGTTGAAGTAGCTCGATCGAGCGACGCATCTTTCGTCGCTGAGTCTTCCCGTAATGTTTCAGATGTTCATCCCACGATGCATCGGCTGGTTTGTACCAGATGCTCATGCGTGAACTTGCGTGCAAAGCCGAACCGCCGTCTTTCAAGCCGCTCGCAAAGGCGGACATGACCGCGTCGCCTTCGACCACCCCGTCGATATCCAGAACGCTCCAACCGAACTGGGGACATGTCGCTCGCGATGCAAGCTCAAGACCCATTTGGTAGGCGATCGCTTCGCAGTGCGGGCCCGACGCCAACACCGAAACATGGTCGCTGCAGGCTTCGCCATCGCCGATCATCGAAAGCGTGCCCGTTCCGGAATCCGGGGTGCGATAGAGTGGCAAAATGCCTTGAAGTTCGCCCTTTTCATCATGGGCGACCACGACATTGGCTTGCAAATCTTCGCCAAACGTGTCCCACCAAGCACCCAACCAAGCAGCCTGCCGAAACGGTACTCCGCCAGCGAGTCGATCCCAGGTCACCTTATCAGCGAGCAGGGCGGCAAGATCATCGGTGATCGAAATTTGGAACATGTTGTGTTTTCAGGGGGACACGATCGGGGAAGCGAACTTCATCCTGAAACCTACTTTGGCCCTAAGAACGGTAACGCGTCATCTTTCATTTCCCGCTATAATGCGAGCCCCCCGTGCTGCCCATCGCCCGCACAACCCTCACGCTCCCA containing:
- a CDS encoding VWA domain-containing protein gives rise to the protein MSERQVVYEFARAATLEGWWLWATLVGSLAALLFVCVRYYRRDVSELSRPVRAALLLLRLTTIVALVFFFFELQRRTQRLITRPSEVAVLVDTSQSMSLPSSSNLTSQSRAERAETILAQTDWLDTLKEQHRVSIYTFGGEAEPTIIESIGGSQTTDQDQTEESVPEGSSLAIFAASLIALGVILAVLSLLIGAVSKSSSSNSSSSSQPAASTLGWWILGSAVCLIIGITILGGVASVRSQQSLAEIFGGASLASTDEPDEEDLDATLPETIQVDDWSDAIAATDPQSRIGDAIRGILTDHDPATLAGIVLLSDGQANGGSDAAAAVAAARRSEVAIYTVGLGSSDAPTNVRVVDLDAPRRVYPGDRFAVTGVLQASGAKPLDVEVQLIDGLDSGTGDENDDAESGKVVDSQRVTISNDGTLSGVRFEIEPESVGRRRLSIRVVAPAEDRNQRDDQRSARYEVVSRKLRVLAIAGGPTREYRFVRNLLYRDPSIELSAWLQTGQPGMSQDADALVAEFPATAEELFEYDVIAMFDPDWSALKIEELDLLERWLAQQAGGLILVAGPVYHPQWIRKRTDPRVAKIASFFPVSLSTQSPLLSGGRQGGENAWPIKLTPESQRAEFLWIAPSPEESFEVWEDFSGVFDFVDAKSPKPGAKVYGYFSDPTTELNGSLPIYMASQFYGAGRVYFQGSGEMWRLRGVSDAYFDSYYTKLVRWVSEGRLLRDSNRGVLLVDSSRAMVGDTITVRAVLTDEQFEPLDVPEVQAKVLGPGGRIDDVMLTPLKGEPRAGTYGGRFLVREAGSYEIRLTLGDALDEQVLRQSVQVRLPTIELERPRRNDIELQQFANVTGGEYLPVNDDVTDESLTGQLSNWLRPQPQTTILPGTPDLDFNTRRNAALLWLIATVLTMEWVTRRLHRLA
- the gmd gene encoding GDP-mannose 4,6-dehydratase — translated: MSKSALITGITGQDGSYLAELLLSKGYLVHGLVRRSSTFATERIEHIYQDVHEKGNMMLHYGDLTDGQALSNLVLDIEPDEIYNLGAQSHVRVSYDQPVYTLQTVGVGALNVLEAARLLNKKKQTKVYQASSSEMYGDVLETPQKETTPFNPQSPYACAKVYAFHQTVNYRRGYDMFASNGILFNHESERRGETFVTRKITRAAGRIKVGMQKKLYLGNLDAKRDWGYAKDYVEGMWRILQHSEPDDFVLATGRTESVRDFCRLVFEQLDLDYQDFVEIDPRYFRPAEVDLLLGDASKAKEKLGWTPATDLEELARIMTQHDLELAQREAHAKSFVPS
- a CDS encoding GDP-L-fucose synthase family protein codes for the protein MNSALSGKIFVAGHRGMVGSALCRRLEGIDGEIVTATRNELDLTDPAATSAFFADHKFDAVIFAAAKVGGIVANNTFPVEFLADNVLMSVSAIRAAHETGVKRFLFLGSTCIYPRDCAQPIVEESLLTGPLESTNEAYALAKISGLKLCEYYRRQYGVLFHSAMPTNLYGPGDNYHPEHSHVLPALIRRFHEAKINGDPSVTIWGTGSPRREFLYVDDLADALVHLASLDNPPNWVNVGTGVDVTILEVAKLVAKTVGYDGAIETDPSRPDGTPVKCTDATKLHATGWKHQVALEEGLRRTYQCFLAETQAGELRSV
- the rsmH gene encoding 16S rRNA (cytosine(1402)-N(4))-methyltransferase RsmH; translation: MRLSPVPVSDSVHVSVMPDEIVHWVSEIDPKTIVDGTYGGGGHSDLLLKKLPDDDVRIFGLDRDPEVSERVDSQPHDKRLTVFLGSYEATPKAMAAMDADSIDAMVLDLGLSSDQLADRSRGFSYTEDGPLDLRFDPENGHPAYDWLAWKKEEEIANAIYQFGEERYSRRIAREIIARRRKEDPVKTVDQLVDVCRRCVPRSKNHDIHPATRTFQALRIVVNDELGILTRTLAAAPDWLRPGGRMVVISFHSLEDRIVKNAFRDDERWNILTKKPLRPTDAEVAANPRARSAKLRVAERV
- a CDS encoding sugar phosphate isomerase/epimerase family protein, which translates into the protein MTTTVAIVAVLSMIPARDCGGVLNWFGITSIPSFYADGTMQSRRSFLQAAAIGTGLAFTRSHAFADRTETPWLRRTLKIGMIGGKGSLEEKFTIALEAGFEGVEMNVPGTDVESANAAAEKTGLIIDGTVGGYHWEVRHTDPDDAVRADALTKLKAGIRETRAMGADTMLLVPGHGKDGTAEEVYSRAVAAVEAALPVAEENKVAILIENVWNHFLYDHDGGSDQTAEDLAKFIDHFDSPLVGVQFDIGNHWKYGDPAAWIRTLGSRIQKLDIKGFSRGSGQFTKIGEGDIDWASVETALHDIQFQGWLAAEVQGGDLQRLKEVVNNMNAALHCDEVIASAR